Genomic segment of Citrus sinensis cultivar Valencia sweet orange chromosome 7, DVS_A1.0, whole genome shotgun sequence:
tatttaaatcttaaaattttattttatcctttcttatattattattattattattaattgacatatgagcttaagaaagaaaattaatctgtaaattcagaataaaaaaatataagaagaaagcaatggtttCAAACTGTTTATGTCATCATAAATTTGACCAACAGAGGACTTATGATTGGTCCACGTATCGACTGTCAGGAAATGATGATGATAGAACTGAATGATCACATCAATAActacaattattaattgaattttaaataattacagagaaaaatgagaaaaaaaaaaaaacaaatctctTTAGCGAGTCGCACAATTTTCCATCAGAGACATGACAAGCTTCCGTTTGAAGCGGTCAAACCTTTGCCACCTTCATGGACCACatggaggaggaggaggacaCACTCTTTAAAACGTTGTTCAATGTTCGAACCCCGTCACGTCGTCCTCCCTGAGCAAtcctttttaagttttaatctATTCAACGTTCATATCTGAAGTGTGATctcccctttttttcttttaaataaaaaattagttaaatattgttgagttgaattttatattagttattaaaCGAGGGTTATTTGtgtttataaatatgataaattttttatataatatgttATTCTTTTAGTGTAGATCTAGAAATTCTAAATATAATagtattaaatttagattctAATAGTCAAAATATGGTGATaggaaataatattaaaatcaaattttaattgtcaaaatatTGTGATAGGCAAgtagtattaaaataagatcCTAATAACTGAAATGTGGTGTTAGATTTTGTTATAGAGACGTGTCGAATAAAAGCATCAAGGTGATTTTCATTCGAAAAGGAAGTGGGTTGGTTTTATATAAGGGTGACTATTGATTTGTGTTTTACAATCTACATTAGCCGATAAAGAGGAATTACTTGAgtttataattatgatatgTTTCTTCACCTAATAGATTAATATTTTGGATTGATAACTAAAAccctaataaatattatttttactcattttttacTTTGAGGATATGTAAGATAATCATTTGAACTAACTTTGTTTATTAGTTATTACATATGGTTCATGTGATCTGGTGGTGATTAACTTGTCATTCGCTTGATACAATATATTCagattattagttttatatcaatttagacataaagaaaatagaaagaaaaacattACTGTTCAGAgatttataataaatcaaattaaacaacaaactaaatcaaaatttaaaatgtcaGTTGACAAGTTGATGAATGATACTCAATAATCTCGAGCGTGTATTACACTCTCGTTGAAAAGagagggattttttttttttaatttcagttgaTTCATTTCCAATTAGCAAGTCATCGTAAAGCAGATCTACGAagtctttatatatatatatacacacgcgcgcgcgcgcacacacacacacacacccgGTACGTATGGTATGGAGACGATACGGTACGTACAAATGAATACaaatatatgattttgttttcccGTCACAGCGCGAGCCTGTGCAAACTGCAGGGCGtctcattatttatttccaattttaattttttttttttacgggagaaaatatatatataaaaaaaaaatggttctCTGTGGCGTGCCGTTACTTATTacaacttttattaattttttgattggCGCCAACGGCAAGCCAGGTAGTCCCAGAAATGAAATGAACATATAAACCCTCAGCAtagcaataaaattaaaaaagaaaaacaaaacaatacatgaaaatagaaataaaaaaaaggacagGCGTGAAAGGTTTTTCTCAGATAAAAACCCTTCACTTGCCCTCTGTCCCTCGCTTTCTCTCTCACACTAGGCTGTGTccagagaaaagagagagaaacaaatGCCCAAAACTGATTTTTTCATGTTATAATGAGCCAaggatttattttcttcttcttcttttctgaAGAACATGGCTTTGCCACAAGATAATACTGATGCCCACCACCACCAGCTTGAAACCACTCCACTGGCTCTTGACGGCCTTTTTTGCGATGAAGAAAGTTTCGAGTTTGAGGAGTGTTGTATTGATGCTGAGACTGAGAGATGTGAGGAAAAGGAGTCGCCTTTACCACCTGTTTTGCAAGAACATGACTTGTTTTGGGATGATAACGAGTTGTTGTCTTTGATctgtaaagaaaaaaaagaaaactttgtGCCTAGTGATCCAATCTCAGATGAGATTTTAATTCTGGCTCGTAAAGAGGTTGTTGAGTGGGTGCTTAGGGTTAAGGCTCATTTTGGTTTCACTGCTTTGACCGCTATTCTTGCTGTTAACTACTTTGATAGGTTCATTTTAAGCCATTCGTTTCAAAAAGACAAGCCCTGGATGGGTCAGCTTGTTGCTGTAGCTTGCTTGTCTCTGGCTGCTAAAGTGGATGAGACCCAAGTGCCCCTTCTTTTGGACTTGCAAGTATGTTTTTGTTGATGCATTGTctgggaattttttttaaattttttttttgagctTTCTGTTGATTTATCAAAATGGGGTTCTTTTATTGTGTATActtgtgtttttgtttttttttttttaaatatttataattttattggtcATTGAACTTGTTGTGTTTGTTTTGGCATGTGCGGTTTGTGATGTGTTTAGGTGAAGGACCCGAAATATGTTTTTGAGGCAAAGACTATTCAGAGAATGGAGCTTCTGGTGCTCTCTACACTTCAATGGAGGATGAATCCTGTGACTCCTATTTCATTCTTTGATCACATTGTGAGAAGGCTTGGGTTGAAGACCCACTTGCACTGGGAATTTCTCTATAGGTGTGAGCATTTGCTTCTCTCTGTCATTGCTGGTAAGCAATCAAAAACTGCCTTTTTTATTGCTAATTTTGGAGCCTCCACTGTGCAAAAGTGAATATTTGTAATTGGTTGATCATATTTGTTCTTCAAAATGCTAATATCTGGTTCTGGATTTGATTCCAGATTCACGGTTTATGTGCTATCTTCCTTCTACATTGGCTACTGCAACAATGCTTCATACAATTCAGGAGGTTGAGCCATGCAATCCTGTGGAACACCAAAATCTGCTTATGGGTGTGCTTAACATCAGTCAGGTTTGCATTCAGTACATTGGTTCCTCTGTTTCTGTttcattgttattttcttcttttgccAATTTTGTCAGATTCGAATACATGATTGCCAATGGTTATAGGCTGGTTGTCTTTAAGCAGGATAAGCTTAAGGAGTGCTACTTGCTCATCCTAGAGTTATCAAGAGGCAACGGAAGCCAAAACCAGAGTTGCAAGCGCAAGCATTTTCCATTACCCGGAAGCCCGAGTTGTATTATTGATGCGAATTTCAGCTGTGACAGCTCAAATGACTCGTGGCCTGCTGCTTCGCCATTCTCATCACCACCGGAGCCTCGATTCAAAAGGAGCAGAATCCATGTTCAGCAGATGCGTTTGCCTTCACTTACTCGCACGTTTGTGGATGTGCTTAGCAGCCCTCGTTAGTCTTTCCTTGTCCTAATATCTACTATAGGGGATGTTATTCTATAATCGCACTTTTAGCCTTTTGCTAATATCAGCAGGATGAGTTCTCAAAGTGCAATTACTTCATGTTTGTGATTTACTTACTATTGCAATTCTCGCTCAAACTTTGATATCAAATTAGTCAGAAATGAAAGGAAGTGCACTCTTTCATCTTTTGCAATTGAGTTGAATTGTTAAATGGTTTGAGAATGAAGGAATAGATAGTGGGTTTTCCCCCCCTCCCTTTAAATTAGCATGCATGTTTATTAATAACCCATGATCCTAGGATCTCATTCATCTCCATTGTCCTTAGTTCTTTGGTTAGGTCCTGGATGAACAATAGGTGGTGATGGGTTGCCTAAGTGAATGATTGTcttgaatgagaaattgatgATTTCCTAATGTGATGTACAGAGACatggagatttttttttttttaatttgattgaaaGTAACATTGACAGAGATTAGTTtcatttaagtataaaacatCTAAACTCTAAACGAGTCAATGGGCTCTTCAGAGTTGTTAAATATTAAGGTGAAAGTCTTAGGAGTAACCTAATTCTCACTGCAACAAATTCTTCCTGCTTTCAAGACCTCTCTCCCTCTCACCCTCTAATGTACTTAAATTTGTTACTTTCAAAATTAGTACTCGGTGGTCAACTGTAGGTTTCTGTGTACTTGCGCATACCCTTTTCAGTGCGTACCAACCAATTTGTGCCTTTAATTGCACCAAGTATTAGCCCTTTGCTGCAAAGAGTTTTACTGTCTGAATATTTAGCAAATTTGAATGCCTATTCCACAAATGTCTCTTGTGGCTAAGTGACTTTTATGCTTTCCTCTGTCTGAGTCACAAATTGGTATTTCTTGTGTACTTTTATTCCacaaatgtatttttattctttgaagCTATCACCAGTAACAATTCTAGAATATAAAAGTTACAGAGTGAGATGTTtcataaatatgaataaactTAAGGTTTTACGGTATTTCTTGTGTTAATGTATTTATCATATAACTATCTGTTAAACTTTGTACTACAAGAAGAATTGATAGGAAAAAGGGCTTTGCTGgtgcattttgatttttggtaCTTCATCAGTTCTTTGCTTCGTAAATCTTAAGTTATTAACAGATGGATAATAGTTGATAATTTTGCATAAAGAATTGTGGAAGTCTATGCTTAGATGAATAATATACTGATTTTGTGCTGATGTTTTACTTGTAGTACTTTGATCCCGTGTCCTAATTTTGCTTTGATGTTAGACATTAATCAAGCATAATGTAGCTTAGCAAATCCATGACAGAGTTCAACAGAACAGCTAAGGCTGTGGCCTGTGggctactaataataattctgGAATCATGTTAATATATTACCTCCTATTAAAGGTCGTGGCTAGTTGTTAGCATGAAGTCTACGGCGATTTGGTTTTTCAGTTGTTTTtcccttttaattattttggcaACTTCTATGGTACTAgacacaattttaaaaaagaaacaaattacCTTTTCCAATGCAAGACAGATTAAAACCAGCTAAAGTGATATAATGAAGATTAACCCCCTCTAAACTAAATATTAGGTGTATTAATGTCTTGACAAAATGTAGGTGCATTGTGCAGGAAATAATTGAGTTATAGCCAGTTTATTTATGAATCTGATGGAGATACAAGTATTGAGTCCAGAGACATGTGACCGAGATGACCAATGCCATGGCAGTAAGTGTAGCTCAAGTTTGCTGTGGCCTGTGCAATTATGAAATCTTGTATTTAAGGTTTTAGTGTTAAATCTATATCTTTATTTACCGGTGTTAAAGCACCTGATGGGATTGGGGAGacatcaaaattagaatttcaaCTGACTTTTGAACTTGTGGGCATCCTATAGTCAACACCAGAAAGCTTTTGTCTAATCATTTGATAAAATCCATTGGTTAAGATATGTATAATGTGTTAAACAGCATGTCAAGAGGATTTGACTTTATGCTTACAGGACTTTTGTCTCTCCCACATTACCCCATTGTCCTTGCctaaaaggaaaacaaataaacaatcatGAAGGGgaacaagaaagaaatagaTTTGGAGTGCACAACTGGTCAATGGTAGATggataaaagtaaaataaaattaaaacaagagAGGAGAGGAGATAGTAGTGAACAGCATGTGAAATAACAGAGGTTGAAGTGGTTGAAAACAGCTAGAGAAAAGCTtgtctttttaatattaagtgAGAAATTGTCAAAGTTCAGTTCCTTTCTTGACACTGATAATGAAATAGGACGTTTCAGATAGTTGGGACAGCTGACGTTTATGTGTATTTTTCAGTCAGTTGCCAGCCATGCCACTGCTCTCAAGTCTATGCAGCAAATCATTGAGAATACAAGCAACGACATATCTGTTAAATCTTATCAACATCCagtaaaaaacaaacatactCAAGCTCAGGTTCactggttcatgttttcttgaTCCCCAAACTTGAACAATCTTTTGCTTCTACGCCcaatcaaaaattcaaaagacaGTCATTaccagaaattaaaaattgacaatacatatatatataaaataataccCTTGCAGATCAAATGTCTGTCCTGAAGAAGGCAAGTaactaaaagagaagaagttTTTGTAGTTGTGTCCTGTGttacaaatataaaacttaATGTATATTCATTAGTCAATAGATGGGCCTCTGCTGTTGTGACTGGTGAATATGCATATCCGTTATGCTTCTGTTGTCAACAACCACCGTACCTACTATTGAAACACAAAATTGATGGCCTTTTTTTTGAGACGTGTCATGATCTAACCAGAAGTCCATTACGGTAGGAATTATGCTCCATGATGCTCACCTAACGTCGGGAACATCACAAAGTTATAGATCAGAGCAGCTGAAATTTGCACTTCAATTATTGAATCTCACTAGCAGTTTGTaaccaaatttattaataaagttttgggaatactaaaatttataacaagGGAGCTCTATCAATTCCATTTATTGATGAAGGGACCTGCATCAATTTGGAAATGTGGCATTATTGTGGAGGAGATTCGGCTGTAGGTTCTTAATGTCATGCTCTAGAGAACTACACCTGTACTGTAACTTTGCTTTTTGAAGTAAATTTTGATGTTGAAAGTATGTTAATGAAGATATGTTTGAAATTCCGATGCTACAAAGCACAACAGGCCTGTCGAAGCCCTTATCTCATTACAAGCACTAGAAAATTGTATTTCTGTGGGAAAGTTTGAAGTTGCGGACGCTAGATTTGTCTCTCTCAATTTGCTAGAGCCAAGGCATGCTAGACAGAACTGTCCTTTTAAGGAAATATTCCACCCACACAAGACACTGTCTTGGTGCAAGATGAACAACATGGCGATGTATCCTCCAAGATATAATTACTTGGTTTTGTAAGAGTACACTCCCAAATACAAATATACTTGAACAGCTATGGTACAATACATCCctagaaatatatataatttcagAGTGCTATAGAGGGTTTTCCTTCAAATCCATCTCAAACTATAATGCTTATTTAAATCATAATCCCCACCATTAAAGCATCAATAAATTAGGGGTAAATATGTCCTTATATCGATACTGTCACTCATAAAAatagtataaataaaaaataacatgattattttaataaattttgttctaTTGTACAcacatttatgaaaaatttaacaattattattccTATTAAACtgcttaatttcttttcaatcaaatgagagaaatgatgaatttctcgtatttttcctttattttgtATCTCCAACCAAAGTACTCTATGAAAATTTAGCAAGTGTTGTCCTAAAACATGCCTTTGAAATCAGCTTCGAgaacatgaaaatcattctttTCATATTGAAGAATTACACCAAGAAATGGTATCATAGAAAGAGAGTGACGAAGTACTGAATTACTGATCAATGTCTCAAAGAGTACATGAAGTTCAAGTCATTCATGTTCATAGAACAGAAGTTTAATGGTTTTCTTCTAATAGCGTGTGAAGTTTGTTCTTCTCAATCGACAAGACAAGTAGCAGACAGCAGGAAACCAAAGCTTTCAATTTCATGACGAAGAATTAACCCTGCATGTGCACgcacaaacaaaaataagtgACTAAGGAGGGCTATTATTGGATTATATATTTCAGCAAAAATAAGCTAGCAAAAAAGATGAGCGACGAAATTGAGGTAGCTGGCTAGGCTTATATCTTGCCTTGGCAGAGACATTGCTAGAGAGCCAATCAAGACCCTCATAAAGTCCTTGACCAGAGGTGGCACAAGCTGCCTGGATATACCTgctcaattaaattttgaaattccaTTAATCATCAGAAGGAGGTTAAGAAGATTGCCTCAATAGATTAGTTGAAAGGAAGCAGTGTctttattatgattatttttttttataccaGCGACGTTGGCGAAGTGAGTGCAGGCCAAGTTTGTCAGTGACTTCTGAAACACTCATGGCATTTGGGAGATCCTGCTTGTTAGCAAATACAAGCAATACGGCCTCACGCAGCTCATCCTGTAATTAACATTACCAAACAAAAACcactttcttcattttgttgcTGTATgtgtaataataaatgatttaCATATACATGCCCTGCATTCAACTGCAAATGCATCATTGACACCAATTTTAGTTTCCTCAAGGCTCGAGGGTCAAGATTTAAGGATGTTCATAGACGAATTGtcgtttatgtttatttaatgaaaCTTTTGCGAACCTCGCTCAGCATTCTATGCAGTTCATCTTTGGCTTCCCCAATTCTTTCTCGATCATTACTATCGACCACGAATATCAGACCATGTGTGTTTTGAAAGTAGTGTCGCCACAATGGTCTTATCTGCAATCAAAATAGAACCCAAAAAACgcaatttgattttctcttcaacttCTAGTCCACAATTAATTTCACTTCTTTTATGGACACgctgaaacaaaaacatacCTTATCCTGCCCTCCTACATCCCACACCGTGAAGCTTACATTTTTGTACTCAACAGTTTCCACATTGAATCCTTGCCTCGTCCAAAATCAAACCAGTTATCAaacattctcattttctcttcgaattttaaaaaagaatcgACTTGTATTCTAAGGAAAAGATGCAAAGCCGTCCAGTTATAGGCAGATGAATACaaataatagtttttcaaaaaaaaaaaaaaaagcaaaaggaaTCATCTTCTTTAATCAACTATATATGAATATGATATAATCTAATTCACAAAATGATCACAGAGTAGTAATAGATAAAACAGAGGGTGAATTTGAAAATACCAATTGTGGGTATGGTAGTAACAATCTCTCCAAGTTTGAGCTTGTAAAGAATGGTTGTTTTTCCAGCAGCATCAAGACCCACCATTAAAATCCTCATTTCTTTCCTCGCAAACAGCATTTTCAGTCTTGATATTACCATACCCATTGTTTCTCTACTTCATTCAACCAAATTTATCACTAAAAAAGATGTAAAAAGAATTCGTGAACTTGAAGCaatgaaaagaaagataagAATTGGTTAACAAACCttgaaaattgaagaagaaattatgAGCTGCGACCTGTAACTCTAGAGAACTGAGAACTATAGGGAAGCAAATTAGAGAGACATATATGCTAATGAAATGCATATTTGCATGGCCTTGAAGGCATAAAGCAAATGAGAATAGGATTCGCACGAAGTTTgtagaagaagaataaagggCACTAGCTTTTGTGTTACATTTGGTGTTTGGCAAATTGTAATTTGACATCGATTTTCTTAGAATCGTGTTACCAATTTGTGCCAGAAAGAGAATTTTAATGGGTCCTTCTGTATGTCCGCAGAACACATACTAAATTTGATTAGTTTGTTCATATTCTCTTTttaaaaggggaaaaaaagataaaaaaggagGAAAAGGATAAATAGAGAGCGTGAAAGACAAGCtgggaaaaagaagcaaattcATTTCTGGTGTACCATAAAGCATATCTTTATGTTGCTTTCTGCATTTACATGATAATATTTCGCGGCCACAAAAACTTAGAAGGCCTGTTaactaatgaaaattatatgtaCAAATAATGTTTACAGAATCAAAATGTTCAAGATAAAATATGGGGAGATTATAAGttaatttgcttttgttgtATGGAATGTTACAtgtgcatttattttctaGAAATGGCATCCCTGGCTGATTGAAGGGTGGTTGCCACAGCAGCTGCGGCGTCAGCCAAGAGACCACCACTGGTTGTGGGATTGCCGTGCGGATAGGTGTGGTGAATCACCTGCACATTCCTTGGCTCTTCATCCTGCTTCTGCCCTGCTGGTGACCGATAATCCTTGGTGTCCACGATTGTTGTTTCAACTGTACCTGGTGCACGCATAGCTTCCACTTCCTATTGAAGAGGTAAGATAAATCACatttaattagataaaaatagaaatttctTAATGTTATCAACATTTTTGTCATAGTAACATGTTAGAGAAACAGATTAAAGAGAGGAGAGAGATTTGGAAGCTAACCCTGTTAATTTGTGTATTCATGTTGAAGTTTACAAAGATTGTAAATTCAGATTTTGAGGtgaaatttcagattttgatGAAGAATTTATATGAGACGTCCCCTTATTTCGTGGTTCAATGAGAGCTTGTGGTTTGCTGCTTAATCTTGGAGAGACATTTATTCAGCCTTAAAAAGAGGGCTGAATCTCAGCCTTGGGTCATGCAACACCTCCAAATGTCACCAATTGTTCAAACCTCATTACACTCTTACAGATTCTCTCATCCCTAttgtttttcttaaatatttagttttgGTTTTTGAGAATGTTTTTCTGTTAAACCAAGACTCAGGAGCCTCGACTGAAACAATTTCTGTAAGAAATTCTTCATCCATTTAAACAATTTCTGTAAGAAAAGCAAATGATTTCCAATCTCTAACATttcaacaaatgaaaaatcacaATTGAAAGCTAAGAAGAAGAGCTTCATCACTCCCTAAAGTATTTTATCTATGTTTCTGATtttcattagagaaaaatgaGCGAAAAATGCCAAACAAAAGAACTTGAGGCAAAATGGCAGATATAATTTCGAGCTCCAGGCAAACAGAAGCAGCTGTGTAATCATCTTAGGCTAACTGTAAAACACTGTATTTCACGATCCCACCATTTTCTGAAGTacatttgaaacatcaatTGCTACAACATATATGGTAAAATGTGCAGAGAAAACTATCTTGCAAGCTAGATGGAATACAACAAGTAAATCATGGAAATGAGAAGTTAACTCAGTAAGTCATAAGAGGTGACCCACTGCAGTGGACATCAGAAACATCAGAGAGCCTTTGCCTAGGAGACAATGTTGTGATGCCAGCAGTATCAACATCAACATTCACAATGTTCTTCCTCTTCTGAGTTTCTGAACTTGTTCTTTCTTCCGACACTTCAGCAATAGGACTCAGCGGTTCTGCTTCTTTCTGCTGATGGAACACCATGGCTTGAGCTTCAGCCACCACTGATGCATCATCATCTGTAGCATACAGGATCCTTTTAATTGCTCCTACAATCTATAAACAGTACAAAAGTCAGTTATTATCACTTCATAAGACCAGTCGTTTATATAAGATTATGCACTACTCGAATGTCACCAAAGATATAGCCAAGAGACACTACAGGCAAATGTTCAATCCCCGGACTCTGACACAGAATCTCAATATCTCGTAACTTCGCAAAGTAGAAGTCCCTCTCCTTCTCGAGGCTATCCACTGACAGCTTCAGCTCTGTGATCTGCATAAGAGAAGTATTAGATTCACAAATATGTCATGCTAAAATATCTCTGTCAATCACATTTCATATGAAGTATCTACCTGTTCATCGTATGCTGGCACAACAGCAGATGGCTTTGAGGTCTTAATAGCTTGAGTTGTAGGGTTGACAGACGTTACATCATGCCTTCGAGCATTGTGAGAAGACTGAGCTTTAGGAGCGGCTGTCACACCCTTGTTTGTAGATTGAGATGATGCAGATTTTTTGCTTGCTTCCTTTCCTCCCTTGCAAGACTCCCTTCTTTCCAATGGATTGTAACTATCAACAATGGTAATAAGCAGTTTACTATATATGACATAATTCATAAGTCATCATCCAAAAAACCTAGACAGAAAGGGAGCCTGGAAACTTTCGTCTCGTATGAAAGCTTGAAGGCCTGGAAGAGAAGACATCAGGATAATACATACAGTCTTTCAGATATttaccattaaatttttcttgttaatataaatttcaagGGGTAAACAAGTATCAACACAATTAGTTATTGTGGGTGCTACTTGGTTTAACTTGTAAGACCTCTGAGGGGCAGTACAAGGCGTTTGGACTTTGAATCTCCTTACATTGCTGGGAGAGGGGTGGTTTCATTTCTATCTttagaaataaacaaaaaggtacataaataaatgaaagtttCAATTAATCTAGAAGTTTTGCGGATCAgacaataatcaatttaaaattgacCCATTGGTCTAAATTCAACCTTAGTTTGCTTTGCCAAACAACAGTATCCATTAGACTTCCAAGTTCCAAGTATCAAAAAGGAACCAGAGCAGTTCTAATCAATcaataatcattaaaaaccaatatataattatgaagaTAGGAAGTTCAGGTGgcagatattttaaaatcgtgatattttaataaatgacGTGGAATGTACCAAA
This window contains:
- the LOC102628473 gene encoding cyclin-D3-2, which codes for MALPQDNTDAHHHQLETTPLALDGLFCDEESFEFEECCIDAETERCEEKESPLPPVLQEHDLFWDDNELLSLICKEKKENFVPSDPISDEILILARKEVVEWVLRVKAHFGFTALTAILAVNYFDRFILSHSFQKDKPWMGQLVAVACLSLAAKVDETQVPLLLDLQVKDPKYVFEAKTIQRMELLVLSTLQWRMNPVTPISFFDHIVRRLGLKTHLHWEFLYRCEHLLLSVIADSRFMCYLPSTLATATMLHTIQEVEPCNPVEHQNLLMGVLNISQDKLKECYLLILELSRGNGSQNQSCKRKHFPLPGSPSCIIDANFSCDSSNDSWPAASPFSSPPEPRFKRSRIHVQQMRLPSLTRTFVDVLSSPR
- the LOC102627490 gene encoding microtubule-associated protein RP/EB family member 1C encodes the protein MATNIGMMDSAYFVGRSEILAWINSTLHLNLAKVEEACTGAVHCQLMDATHPGMVPMHKVNFDAKSEYEMIQNYKVLQDVFNKLKITKHIEVNKLIKGRPLDNLEFMQWMKRYCDSVNGGLIHSYNPLERRESCKGGKEASKKSASSQSTNKGVTAAPKAQSSHNARRHDVTSVNPTTQAIKTSKPSAVVPAYDEQITELKLSVDSLEKERDFYFAKLRDIEILCQSPGIEHLPIVGAIKRILYATDDDASVVAEAQAMVFHQQKEAEPLSPIAEVSEERTSSETQKRKNIVNVDVDTAGITTLSPRQRLSDVSDVHCSGSPLMTY
- the LOC102627788 gene encoding ADP-ribosylation factor 1 codes for the protein MGMVISRLKMLFARKEMRILMVGLDAAGKTTILYKLKLGEIVTTIPTIGFNVETVEYKNVSFTVWDVGGQDKIRPLWRHYFQNTHGLIFVVDSNDRERIGEAKDELHRMLSEDELREAVLLVFANKQDLPNAMSVSEVTDKLGLHSLRQRRWYIQAACATSGQGLYEGLDWLSSNVSAKG